The Erinaceus europaeus chromosome 13, mEriEur2.1, whole genome shotgun sequence genome segment aATAAGCCCTGCACAGCTTTGGCTTAAGGTGATGtaggagatggaacctgggactgtagagttctagacatgaaagtctttttttgcatagccattatgctatatcccctgctcaagaatctttatttttttttaggtagacTATCCCTCAAAAAAAATCACctatcccactgcactgaaggaatttCTTTTAGTGTTGTGGtcacacccgcccccccccccccacactcactcttctccttttctcccaaTATGTCCGGTACACCAAAGTTCTTTTAAATCATATTTCTCCcaccatatatttttatttcaaagctAAGTATGCAATTttacatttgtctttttttttttttttaatgagagaaagagagcaagagagacggagaccagagcactgctcaactctggcttcttgtgaggctgggaattaaacctgggacctcagagcctcaggccggGGAGTGTTTTGCATAGCCAGTATGCTGCGTCCTCAGCCctacatttattttttgaaattgtAGGCTCTGATCTTGTCACAACCAGTGTTTATATTTGATCCTGCCAACTTTGCATCATCTTCTGTATACCCAGCTGTTTCTTTAGTAAAAATATGATCACTAAGTCAGCTctgacccctctctgtctccttctctgtgaaatagaatagagaaaataaaaaatgtcagCCAAAGAGTAGTGAACGGAATTTGTGCAAGGCCCTGGCACCACTTTTAAAATAATAGCAATAggatagaaaataaaaacatccaTTCTATATGAGCTAACTCAGAATATAACCTTCCCCTTGCTCTCCGTGACTCGTTTTTCTCTCTGGTACCTATAACTTTTGTTACTTATTACACACATGCTACATATATGtgttttttgtgggttttttttttttttttttgcctccagtgttatcactggggctcagtgccttcactgtgattccactgctcctgaaggctatttcttctcattttgttgctttgttgttgttgttattgttgcccttgttgttattattgcccttgttgttgttattgttgccattgctgttgtgggataggacagagagaaatctcgagaggatggggaagacagggggagagaaagtaaaacacctgcagacctgcctcaccaccgcttgtgaagcaacccccctgcaggtggggagccggggggctctaaccgggatccttagccagtccttgcacttcacaccacatatgcttaacctgctgtgctactgcctggccccatgaacttttttttataaGTTTAGTCTGCTTTTATAAAATGTTTGACTTTATCTACATATTACTGAATATAAGgacttttcccctttctctcttttctttcattcactctttctctcttccttccttcctctcttttctttctttcttttgccactggTGTTATTACGGAGGCTCATTGCCTACAGGGCAATTCACCATTTCCAGTGTTTGGCTGACTAGAttctttcccctttatttttttcttttctgataaagacagaggaaaggaagcagagggacagaaagagagaaatctgtagcactgctctactgatCCCGaagtcccccacacacacactgcaggtgggaactggaggctcgagTGAGtctgagtcctcacacatggtaacaatacatgcactctgccaggtatgccaccaccctgtccccttCTCCCACATACTTAAAGGCAGACAAGTGAAGTAGATGAGTTTCTGCGTGTAGATCTGCAGCTAACTACTGGGAGAAGAAGAAACTGACCTCAGTGGCAGCAGTGGGGTAGAATGTAGTTGCTGTGTGAGAAATTGATCAGGGTTAGACTTTAGTCAAAAGGAAAAGTTGAAGGAGAAGCCTTCCCAATTCTCACTCAAAAATTGCCCcagactattttaaaataaattttaaaatgatcaaGTTAATGTTTTATAAACTATAAAAGAATTAAGCAAATATGTTAAAGTTAACaaaataattattgttataaGTATCAGGTAGGACTTTGAAAATGATTGCAAAATGATTGTGCAAAAACGCTTTCATGCTTTAGGCTCTGTGCTCACAGATTCAGTCCCAAGCACtaccacagccagagctgagcagtgctcaggcattaaaatgataatgatagggagtcaggcagtagtacagcatattaagtgcaggtggtgcaaagtgcaagtactggcttaaggatccctggtttgagcccccgactccccacctttaggggagtcgcttcacaggcggtgaaacaggtctgcaggtgtctgtctttcccctcccctctctgtcttcccatcctctctccatttctttctgtcctatccaacaactgttgggctagcttcacgggcaggagagagagacaaccagggactcatggctgagtggtatgcagttcagtcttcatttatgtggaacacagtgcaatctaagctatctctaatcacaatcttgtccttatatatcctgaggcggaagagtcaggtctgaagaggatgtacataggatagggggtggggagaaggaaaaagcttgcaaaacagtgaggattaaaccaatgccctggaggcagggcggtgcttagttaacagtggttatgtaaatagaatacagtgttaagcaggggggattaaaccaatgaaacagaaggggtcttagaagcagaatttaaaagcataccaacaaacaacaataacatcaataataactacaacaataaaacaacaagggcaacaaaagggaataaatattttaaaataatatgtatatatgtatatatatatacatatagcaaAAAAAGGTTTATGATTGCAAATATTATTACAAATACCTTGCTTTACTATTTTTACTCACATTTAGAGAAATTATTGAAATAAtacatcaggcatgaaaataatttcaaatgCCATTTCATTTACAGGTCTGCATTACATTTAGTGAATTTGGAAAAATGCAGAATGTATGTAACTTTCTTGTTGAAAAGCTAGATAGCTCCGTTGTCATCGGCCAACCCCAGTTCTATCATACTCCAGGTTCTGCTGAGAATCTTCGGTAAGTTAAGCACATTTTTAAGTTGACAGTTGATTAAAACTGAAATGTCACAAGTTATAGGACATCATATTAATGGTTTCTGTATTTAATTCCTCAAGAAGGCAAGCTTGTCTTGTTGCCGTTGAAAatgcatggcgcaaagctcaagaagtTTGTAATCTTGTTGGCCAAGTCCTAGGAAAACCATTGCTAatcaaagaagaagaaacaaaagaatgggaAGGCCAAATTGAGGATCATCCGTCATCAAGACTTTCTAGTTCATTGACTGTACAACAAAAAATCAAAAGTGCAACAATACATGCCTATTCAAAAGTGTCTGCAACTTTTGAAgtaaaggggaaagagaagaaaaaaaaacatctctgAGATCTCAACTAAAATATATTGTGTTtgtatcttttttctatttttatactttatatatatattgtatagcATATAAAGTGTTCTTGCACAAAATCTGTCATTCCTTAAATATAAGTATCCCCCACGTTTACTGGCTATCTTCAAAAAActtttggaaataaataaaagcatctgCTTACGGACAATTCATAGAAATGCACATGTAAATAATGTTTATGTTTCTACAGTAGACATACTGGCACAATTTTAAGCATGATTCTTCACATTAATTGTAAAAAATGACTAGCATTGTATTAATTTTGATTAAAAGGTAATGAGATAGACAAGGGAGATATTTTAattccagaaattaaaaaaaatacttgaacCAGCCTTTTCACCAGGACTTCTTAGATTATATTAGCATTAGCATTGTCCAGTACAAATATAAACTATATCAGTGACTTAAGATTTCTAttagataaaaatgaaaaatggggtcgggcggtggcataccaggttaaatgcacatagtacaaagtgcagggactggcatgaggatcctatttctagccttctgctccctaactgcagaggaggtgggggtggaggggtcatttcacaagtggtggaacatgtctgcaggtgtctttctctcttcctctctaaatccccctctctcaatttcattctgtcctaacaacaacagcaagaacaacaaaaaatggaaaaaaggctgccaggagcagtggatttgtagtgtaggcaccaaaccccagagataaccctggaggcaaaaagtaagaAAATAGTTTAAAGTCACTTAAATATTTTAGTATATCCcaaatgttaatttttaattatatttatttatttattggatagagacagccagaaaatggggggggagggaggctgagatagggagagagacagacacctatagccctgcttcaccgctagtaaagcttccccccagcaggtggggactagggacttgaacctgagtccttgtgcactttaatgtgtgttcaaccaggtgcaacacctccTAGCCCCAGTTTATCCAAAATATTACCATTTTGTATGaaattagtatttttaaattaagacattttatattcatttttgtaCAGGCTTTCCAAAATCCAGTGGAAATCTATATTACAGCATATGTCATTTCAAATGTTTGATTttcatctatatttatatttcctAAAATGTTCAGTTGAAAAATGCCCATTTCGTCCCAAATGTGCATAAAAAAACAAGTAACTGAAACAGGTGTCATTTTTTAACTATatatccaccagggttattgctggggttccgtaCCTATCAAGAGATTCTCACTTTTATTATGCCTGTTGTTAAGAATTTGATACAAGAAATTATTTTGACCTCTAAGGATGAAAAATGAGGTCAAAAGTGCGGGTTTATATTTGCTTGTctatattataaaattatatgagaagattcagaaaaaaatgtggtctggtaggtggcgcagtggataaagcattggactctcaagcatgaggtcttgagttcaatcccggcagcacatgtaacagagtgatgtctggctctttctctcttctatatttctcattaataaatttttaaaatttaaaaaaaagaaaactataaggtTAAGCTAATTTGTAGTAAATTTTATACTATATATCTATTTTCTATGAAAAATAGCATAGGGAGCCAAGCAGtaagtagcacagccggttaagcgcaggtggcacaaagcaaggaccagcgtaaagatcccggtttgagcccccagctccccacctgcaggggagtcgcttcgtaagcagtgaagcgagtctgcaggtgtcttatctttctctccccctctctctttttccctcctctttccatttctctctgtcctatccaacaatgatgacatcagtaacaataataataactacaacaataaaaaaacaatggcaacaaaagggaataaatatttttaaaaaagaaaaacaatttttatatGGAGTTTGTGATTCAACTTATGTTAGGCAAATATAACATTTACGggattttaatctttatttgccgggtacagacagaaattgagagggaaggggacagtagagagggagagagacagacacctgcagcactgcttcaccacttgtgaagctttccccctgcagggtgggactgggggtttgaaactgagtccttgctcactgtaacatatgtactcaaccagatgcaccaccacctggccccctgcaacATTTACGTTTCTATACACACTGCATTGCAGCCAAATAGCTGCTACTTTTGACATACATgactttttctttaccagagctaTGCTTATTTCTGTCTTATGGAAGAAGATTTGAACATCGTCTTGGAAGGCcttagaccctcaggcatgaagtcttttgcataaccattatggtacctCCCCAGGCCCAACCTAAATTTCTTTAACAAGTTCAAGTATGTTAAAAGATTGGGATtctgttttgtcctgctttgtatatgactatgattccatcctgacatccctgggcagagaccttcacaaatgtgtcctggaacctcacctccctagagccttattctactaggggaagacagaaacaggatggggttatagctcaacctgccaatgtccatgtccagcagaaaagcaactgcagaaatcagaactcccatcctttgcaccccacaaagaattttggtccataccccagagtgggagaaatgttagaagaagataaccagagggctctgaactccaatttcatcaaaaCCTGGagagataagaagaaaaaaaaggaaggacatttggatttaGCAAttggtataggtgtgacttagaaaggtagagaaggcaggcagggccataggaaaaaatgggcaagttgtgtgtgtgtgtgtgtgtgtgtgtgtgtgtgtgtgtgtgtgtgtgtgtgtgtgtgtgtatgatagtCAAACCATAGCTGTAAtattggaagaactactgtagtttccaaaagAGGGAATGGGGGGGA includes the following:
- the IRAK1BP1 gene encoding interleukin-1 receptor-associated kinase 1-binding protein 1 isoform X1; this translates as MSLQQAPPSRVFVELVPWANRGRENHLVSSGETPPAALRPVPPTQLETSTREVHVSGTSEVSASPDRAQVAVRVSSSKDAAAEAKKSVCRRLDYIAQSLQQQGVQAENIVVTKDFRRIENAYHMEAEVCITFSEFGKMQNVCNFLVEKLDSSVVIGQPQFYHTPGSAENLRRQACLVAVENAWRKAQEVCNLVGQVLGKPLLIKEEETKEWEGQIEDHPSSRLSSSLTVQQKIKSATIHAYSKVSATFEVKGKEKKKKHL
- the IRAK1BP1 gene encoding interleukin-1 receptor-associated kinase 1-binding protein 1 isoform X2; the encoded protein is MSLQQAPPSRVFVELVPWANRGRENHLVSSGETPPAALRPVPPTQLETSTREVHVSGTSEVSASPDRAQVAVRVSSSKDAAAEAKKSVCRRLDYIAQSLQQQGVQAENIVVTKDFRRIENAYHMEAEVCITFSEFGKMQNVCNFLVEKLDSSVVIGQPQFYHTPGSAENLRQACLVAVENAWRKAQEVCNLVGQVLGKPLLIKEEETKEWEGQIEDHPSSRLSSSLTVQQKIKSATIHAYSKVSATFEVKGKEKKKKHL